From the Ciona intestinalis chromosome 2, KH, whole genome shotgun sequence genome, one window contains:
- the LOC100177690 gene encoding beta-parvin isoform X2 has protein sequence MAFAKPWSTWGSMVADVSDLEQEGREAIDGSNGSVDYDPSSFHLEENEERTMIDKLSLEDPKVKELQKVLMEWINNSLVEQRIIVKDIQEDLFDGQVLQKLLEKLGNIKLQVPEVTQTDQGQKEKLTAVLDKVTEQGIGGWDEGKWSVDGIHSKSLVAILHLLVALATHYHAPIRMPEKCSLKVIVITKREGKLDHKVVSVEITSTLEEMTGGRFERDAFDTLFDHAPDKLSLVKRLLIEFANRHLEKVNLTVTDLDTQFADGVYLILLMGLLEGYFVPLYGFSLTPETFEAKVHNLQFAFELMQDAGLPKPKARPEDVANCELKSTLRVLYNLFTKYKRL, from the exons ATGGCGTTTGCAAAACCGTGGTCAACGTGGGGAAGTATGGTTGCTGATG tAAGTGACTTGGAACAAGAGGGAAGGGAAGCCATCGACGGTTCCAATGGATCGGTCGATTACGATCCAAGTAGTTTCCACTTGGAAGAAAATGAAGAAAGAACGATGATCGATAAACTTTCACTGGAGGACCCGAAAGTGAAGGAGTTACAAAAG GTTTTAATGGAGTGGATCAACAACAGCCTTGTAGAACAGAGGATTATTGTTAAAGATATTCAGGAAGATTTGTTTGATGGACAAGTGCTTCAAAAACTACTGGAAAAACTTGGAAATATTAAGCTTCAG GTACCAGAAGTTACCCAAACTGACCAGGGACAAAAAGAGAAGCTGACAGCTGTACTTGATAAAGTTACTGAACAAGGAATTGGGGGTTGGGATGAAGGAAAATGGAGTGTGGATG GTATTCACTCCAAGAGTTTGGTGGCCATTTTGCATCTTTTAGTTGCACTGGCAACACACTACCATGCACCAATTCGAATGCCAGAGAAATGTTCCTTAAAG GTAATTGTGATCACAAAAAGAGAGGGAAAACTGGACCACAAAGTTGTTAGCGTTGAAATCACATCCACACTCGA ggAGATGACAGGTGGCAGATTTG AGCGAGACGCGTTCGACACTTTGTTTGATCACGCACCGGACAAACTAAGTCTTGTGAAGAGACTTCTCATAGAATTTGCGAACCGCCATCTTGAAAAAGTCAATCTTACTGTTACTGATTTGGACACTCAG TTTGCAGATGGCGTTTACCTCATTTTACTGATGGGTTTATTGGAGGGTTACTTTGTACCATTATACGGCTTCAGTTTAACACCAGAGACGTTTGAGGCTAAAGTTCACAATCTACAGTTTGCGTTTGAACTTATGCAAGACGCTGGACTCCCTAAACCTAAAGCAAGACCTGAAG ATGTCGCCAACTGCGAGCTCAAATCCACTCTCCGTGTTCTCTACAACCTGTTCACGAAATACAAgagattgtga
- the LOC100177690 gene encoding beta-parvin isoform X1 gives MAGYPKSPRPAENKDGFFSLTLGRKKKQKEVSDLEQEGREAIDGSNGSVDYDPSSFHLEENEERTMIDKLSLEDPKVKELQKVLMEWINNSLVEQRIIVKDIQEDLFDGQVLQKLLEKLGNIKLQVPEVTQTDQGQKEKLTAVLDKVTEQGIGGWDEGKWSVDGIHSKSLVAILHLLVALATHYHAPIRMPEKCSLKVIVITKREGKLDHKVVSVEITSTLEEMTGGRFERDAFDTLFDHAPDKLSLVKRLLIEFANRHLEKVNLTVTDLDTQFADGVYLILLMGLLEGYFVPLYGFSLTPETFEAKVHNLQFAFELMQDAGLPKPKARPEDVANCELKSTLRVLYNLFTKYKRL, from the exons ATGGCAGGGTATCCAAAATCGCCAAGACCCGCCGAAAATAAGGACGGGTTTTTCTCCCTTACTTTGggaagaaaaaagaaacaaaaagagG tAAGTGACTTGGAACAAGAGGGAAGGGAAGCCATCGACGGTTCCAATGGATCGGTCGATTACGATCCAAGTAGTTTCCACTTGGAAGAAAATGAAGAAAGAACGATGATCGATAAACTTTCACTGGAGGACCCGAAAGTGAAGGAGTTACAAAAG GTTTTAATGGAGTGGATCAACAACAGCCTTGTAGAACAGAGGATTATTGTTAAAGATATTCAGGAAGATTTGTTTGATGGACAAGTGCTTCAAAAACTACTGGAAAAACTTGGAAATATTAAGCTTCAG GTACCAGAAGTTACCCAAACTGACCAGGGACAAAAAGAGAAGCTGACAGCTGTACTTGATAAAGTTACTGAACAAGGAATTGGGGGTTGGGATGAAGGAAAATGGAGTGTGGATG GTATTCACTCCAAGAGTTTGGTGGCCATTTTGCATCTTTTAGTTGCACTGGCAACACACTACCATGCACCAATTCGAATGCCAGAGAAATGTTCCTTAAAG GTAATTGTGATCACAAAAAGAGAGGGAAAACTGGACCACAAAGTTGTTAGCGTTGAAATCACATCCACACTCGA ggAGATGACAGGTGGCAGATTTG AGCGAGACGCGTTCGACACTTTGTTTGATCACGCACCGGACAAACTAAGTCTTGTGAAGAGACTTCTCATAGAATTTGCGAACCGCCATCTTGAAAAAGTCAATCTTACTGTTACTGATTTGGACACTCAG TTTGCAGATGGCGTTTACCTCATTTTACTGATGGGTTTATTGGAGGGTTACTTTGTACCATTATACGGCTTCAGTTTAACACCAGAGACGTTTGAGGCTAAAGTTCACAATCTACAGTTTGCGTTTGAACTTATGCAAGACGCTGGACTCCCTAAACCTAAAGCAAGACCTGAAG ATGTCGCCAACTGCGAGCTCAAATCCACTCTCCGTGTTCTCTACAACCTGTTCACGAAATACAAgagattgtga
- the LOC100180033 gene encoding sodium-dependent neutral amino acid transporter B(0)AT3-like, translating to MHDAQDVGTDSAVTLVRMEEHVDEKPGESDSTSSSETIDGQPQREGWDNKIQYILAQIGFAVGLGNVWRFPYLCQKNGGGAFLIPYFIMLMLEGIPLFYMEIAIGQRLRRGSVGVWNHIHRYLGGVGIASMVVCFLIALYYNMIISWAFFYFFNSFQSPLPWKSCPVMPNMTINNHSVEVAECAETSPTSYFWYRNALDISPSINEPGSPVWRMCLSLVVAWLIVFIGMFKGIKSSGKVVYFSATFPYIVLVIFFFRGITLPGSMDGVAYMFTPDMSRLADATVWRDAATQIFFSLGLGFGGVIAYSSYNDLKNNCRKDALTVASINCATSIFASLVIFSILGFKAHHRSEQCMDHNIIKIHAFFNEYNPDHNMNDVAVQMDRKNYIHLLDVMNETFYSDNETAPEILKHWLSINVSTCTIKDELQEAVSGPGLAFIAFTEAMINMPGGPFWSVMFFCMLINLGLGSMFGTLEGIITPLRDLGLRIPKEAIVAILCLISLAIGMIFTLRSGMYILDIFDTYAGTLPLLMIAFFETIGVAWIYGFSRFSDDLKLMLGDDGPGLFWRATWCVISPLCMLTLFVSSIVTLAIKTPQYEVYVLGGEKTKMKVDYPGWAIGFIICLIFCSIIWIPIIAFLRWRGYLSYTSVDSASKKGPTNSYVA from the exons ATGCACGACGCACAAGATGTTGGCACAGATTCTGCAGTTACTTTGGTTCGTATGGAAGAACATGTAGAcgaaaaa cCTGGTGAAAGCGATTCGACATCGTCGTCGGAAACAATTGACGGCCAGCCACAACGAGAAGGGTGGGACAACAAAATCCAGTACATACTTGCCCAGATCGGCTTCGCT GTGGGTTTGGGAAACGTATGGCGATTCCCGTATCTATGCCAGAAGAACGGCGGGGGTGCTTTCCTTATACCTTACTTCATAATGCTGATGTTGGAGGGAATCCCTCTGTTTTATATGGAGATTGCTATTGGTCAACGATTGAGGCGTGGCAGCGTGGGGGTGTGGAATCATATACATCGATATTTGGGGGGCGTGGGAATCGCTAGTATGGTG gtttgttttttaatcgCCCTCTACTACAATATGATTATATCATGGGCGTTTTTCTATTTCTTTAACTCCTTTCAAAGTCCATTGCCGTGGAAAAGTTGTCCGGTAATGCCGAATATGACGATCAACAACCATTCAG TTGAGGTTGCTGAATGCGCAGAGACGAGTCCTACGTCATATTTCTGGTATCGCAACGCGCTTGATATTTCCCCCTCAATAAACGAACCAGGATCACCGGTTTGGAGAATGTGTTTGTCATTAGTTGTGGCTTGGCTTATCGTGTTTATCGGGATGTTTAAAGGAATCAAATCTTCTGGGAAG GTGGTTTACTTCAGCGCTACATTCCCATACATCGTTCTTGTCATTTTCTTCTTTCGAGGAATTACTTTGCCGGGTTCAATGGACGGAGTGGCTTATATGTTCACGCCTGAT ATGTCTCGTCTCGCTGACGCCACCGTGTGGCGAGATGCTGCGACACAAATCTTCTTTTCTCTGGGACTTGGCTTCGGTGGGGTGATCGCATATTCCTCATACAACGACTTAAAGAATAATTGCAGAAAAGATGCGTTGACAGTGGCCAGTATAAACTGCGCGACAAGTATCTTCGCATCGTTGGTCATATTCAGTATACTCGGCTTCAAGGCACACCATAGATCTGAGCAGTGCATGGATCA CAACATTATCAAAATCCACGCATTCTTCAACGAGTATAATCCGGACCACAACATGAATGACGTGGCAGTTCAGATGGATCGCAAAAACTACATCCATTTGCTTGATGTGATGAACGAGACTTTCTACAGCGACAACGAAACAGCGCCAGAAATCCTAAAA CACTGGCTGTCAATCAACGTCAGCACTTGCACAATCAAGGACGAACTGCAAGAG GCCGTTTCCGGACCCGGGCTCGCTTTTATCGCGTTCACAGAAGCGATGATTAATATGCCGGGAGGTCCTTTCTGGAGTGTCATGTTTTTCTGCATGTTGATTAACCTCGGGTTGGGTTCAATGTTCGGGACATTAGAAGGTATAATCACACCGCTTCGAGATCTTGGGCTCAGAATACCTAAAGAGGCGATTGTCG CAATACTGTGTTTGATATCCCTCGCCATTGGAATGATTTTCACTCTACGTTCTGGCATGTATATCTTGGATATATTCGACACGTACGCTGGAACTCTCCCATTGCTCATGATCGCATTCTTCGAAACTATTGGAGTTGCTTGGATATACGGTTTCTCAAG ATTTTCCGATGACCTTAAACTGATGTTGGGAGATGATGGACCTGGTTTGTTTTGGAGAGCGACGTGGTGCGTCATCTCTCCTCTGTGCATGTTGACGTTGTTTGTAAGCTCCATCGTCACTCTTGCCATCAAAACCCCACAATATGAAGTTTACGTTCTTGGAGGAG